A single Pseudomonas putida DNA region contains:
- the carA gene encoding glutamine-hydrolyzing carbamoyl-phosphate synthase small subunit, with product MTKPAILALADGSIFRGEAIGADGQTVGEVVFNTAMTGYQEILTDPSYAQQIVTLTYPHIGNTGTTPEDAESNRVWSAGLVIRDLPLLASNWRNTQSLPEYLKANNVVAIAGIDTRRLTRILREKGAQNGCILAGDNISEEAAIAAARGFPGLKGMDLAKVVSTKERYEWRSSVWELKTDSHPTIDAADLPYHVVAFDYGVKLNILRMLVARGCRVTVVPAQTPASEVLALNPDGVFLSNGPGDPEPCDYAIQAIKEILETEIPVFGICLGHQLLALASGAKTVKMGHGHHGANHPVQDLDTGVVMITSQNHGFAVDEATLPGNVRAIHKSLFDGTLQGIERTDKSAFSFQGHPEASPGPTDVAPLFDRFTDAMAKRR from the coding sequence TTGACAAAGCCAGCCATACTCGCCCTTGCCGACGGCAGTATTTTCCGCGGTGAAGCCATCGGTGCCGACGGTCAGACCGTTGGTGAGGTGGTATTCAACACCGCTATGACCGGCTACCAGGAAATCCTTACAGACCCTTCCTACGCGCAGCAGATCGTTACCCTGACCTACCCGCACATCGGCAACACCGGTACTACACCGGAAGACGCCGAGTCGAACCGTGTCTGGTCCGCTGGCCTGGTCATTCGTGACCTGCCGCTGCTGGCCAGCAACTGGCGTAACACCCAGTCGCTGCCTGAGTACCTCAAGGCCAACAACGTCGTCGCCATCGCCGGCATCGACACCCGCCGCCTGACCCGTATCCTGCGCGAAAAAGGCGCTCAGAACGGCTGCATCCTGGCTGGTGACAACATCAGCGAAGAAGCCGCCATCGCTGCTGCTCGCGGCTTCCCAGGCCTGAAGGGCATGGACCTGGCCAAGGTCGTCTCCACCAAGGAACGCTACGAGTGGCGCTCCAGCGTGTGGGAACTGAAAACCGACAGCCACCCGACCATCGACGCTGCCGACCTGCCGTACCACGTGGTTGCCTTCGACTATGGCGTCAAGCTGAACATCCTGCGCATGCTGGTCGCTCGCGGCTGCCGCGTGACCGTGGTGCCTGCCCAGACACCGGCCAGCGAAGTGCTGGCGCTGAATCCGGATGGCGTGTTCCTGTCCAACGGCCCTGGTGATCCGGAGCCATGCGACTACGCGATCCAGGCGATCAAGGAAATCCTCGAGACCGAGATCCCGGTGTTCGGCATCTGCCTCGGCCACCAGCTGCTGGCCCTGGCCTCCGGCGCCAAGACCGTGAAGATGGGCCACGGGCACCACGGTGCCAACCACCCGGTCCAGGACCTGGATACCGGCGTGGTCATGATCACCAGCCAGAACCACGGTTTCGCCGTTGACGAAGCCACCCTGCCGGGCAACGTCCGCGCCATCCATAAGTCGCTGTTCGACGGCACCCTGCAGGGTATCGAGCGCACCGACAAGAGCGCGTTCAGCTTCCAGGGTCACCCTGAGGCGAGCCCAGGCCCGACCGACGTCGCGCCACTGTTCGATCGTTTCACCGATGCCATGGCCAAGCGCCGCTGA
- the carB gene encoding carbamoyl-phosphate synthase large subunit encodes MPKRTDIKSILILGAGPIVIGQACEFDYSGAQACKALREEGFRVILVNSNPATIMTDPAMADATYIEPIKWQSVAKIIEKERPDAVLPTMGGQTALNCALDLERHGVLEKFGVEMIGANADTIDKAEDRSRFDKAMKDIGLECPRSGIAHSMEEANAVLEKLGFPCIIRPSFTMGGTGGGIAYNREEFEEICTRGLDLSPTKELLIDESLIGWKEYEMEVVRDKKDNCIIVCSIENFDPMGVHTGDSITVAPAQTLTDKEYQIMRNASLAVLREIGVETGGSNVQFGICPDTGRMVVIEMNPRVSRSSALASKATGFPIAKIAAKLAIGYTLDELQNDITGGRTPASFEPSIDYVVTKLPRFAFEKFPKADARLTTQMKSVGEVMAIGRTFQESLQKALRGLEVGACGLDPKVDLASPEAAGILKRELTVPGAERIWYVADAMRSGMTCEEIFALTGIDMWFLVQMEDLIKEEEKVKTLALSSIDKDYMLRLKRKGFSDQRLAKLLGITDKNLRRHRHKLEVFPVYKRVDTCAAEFATDTAYLYSTYEEECEANPSTRDKIMILGGGPNRIGQGIEFDYCCVHAALALREDGYETIMVNCNPETVSTDYDTSDRLYFEPLTLEDVLEVCRVEKPKGVIVHYGGQTPLKLARALEEAGVPIIGTSPDAIDRAEDRERFQQMVQRLNLLQPPNATVRSEDEAIRAAGSIGYPLVVRPSYVLGGRAMEIVYELDELKRYLREAVQVSNDSPVLLDHFLNCAIEMDVDAVCDGTDVVIGAIMQHIEQAGVHSGDSACSLPPYSLSKEVQDEVRVQVKKMALELGVVGLMNVQLALQGDKIYVIEVNPRASRTVPFVSKCIGTSLAMIAARVMAGKTLKELGFTQEIIPNFYSVKEAVFPFAKFPGVDPILGPEMKSTGEVMGVGDSFGEAFAKAQMGASEVLPTGGTAFISVRDDDKPQVAGVARDLIALGFEVVATAGTAKVIEAAGLKVRRVNKVTEGRPHVVDMIKNDEVSLIINTTEGRQSIADSYSIRRNALQHKIYCTTTIAAGEAICEALKFGPEKTVRRLQDLHAGLKA; translated from the coding sequence ATGCCAAAACGTACAGACATCAAAAGCATCCTGATTCTCGGCGCTGGCCCGATCGTGATCGGCCAGGCCTGCGAATTCGACTATTCCGGCGCCCAGGCCTGTAAAGCCCTGCGCGAAGAAGGTTTCCGCGTCATCCTGGTGAACTCCAACCCGGCCACCATCATGACCGACCCGGCCATGGCCGACGCCACCTACATCGAGCCGATCAAATGGCAGTCGGTGGCCAAGATCATCGAAAAAGAGCGCCCGGACGCGGTGCTGCCGACCATGGGTGGCCAGACTGCACTGAACTGCGCCCTGGACCTGGAGCGCCACGGCGTTCTGGAAAAGTTCGGCGTCGAGATGATCGGTGCCAACGCCGACACCATCGACAAGGCCGAAGACCGTTCGCGCTTCGACAAGGCCATGAAGGACATCGGCCTGGAATGCCCGCGTTCCGGCATCGCCCACAGCATGGAAGAGGCCAACGCGGTCCTCGAGAAGCTCGGCTTCCCGTGCATCATCCGCCCGTCGTTCACCATGGGCGGCACTGGCGGCGGTATCGCCTACAACCGTGAAGAATTCGAAGAGATCTGCACCCGCGGTCTGGACCTGTCGCCGACCAAAGAGCTGCTGATCGACGAATCGCTGATCGGCTGGAAGGAATACGAGATGGAGGTGGTCCGTGACAAGAAGGACAACTGCATCATCGTCTGCTCCATCGAGAACTTCGACCCGATGGGCGTGCACACCGGTGACTCGATCACCGTAGCGCCGGCACAGACCCTGACCGACAAGGAATACCAGATCATGCGCAACGCCTCGCTGGCGGTGCTGCGTGAAATCGGTGTCGAAACCGGCGGTTCCAACGTGCAGTTCGGTATCTGCCCGGATACCGGTCGCATGGTCGTGATCGAGATGAACCCGCGCGTTTCGCGTTCGTCCGCCCTGGCTTCCAAGGCCACCGGCTTCCCGATCGCCAAGATCGCCGCCAAGCTGGCCATTGGCTACACCCTCGACGAACTGCAGAACGACATCACCGGTGGTCGCACCCCGGCGTCCTTCGAGCCGTCGATCGACTACGTCGTCACCAAGCTGCCACGCTTTGCCTTCGAGAAATTCCCGAAAGCCGACGCCCGCCTGACCACCCAGATGAAATCCGTGGGTGAAGTCATGGCCATCGGCCGTACCTTCCAGGAATCCCTGCAGAAAGCCCTGCGCGGCCTGGAAGTCGGTGCCTGCGGCCTCGATCCGAAAGTCGACCTGGCCAGCCCGGAAGCCGCTGGTATCCTCAAGCGCGAACTGACCGTGCCGGGTGCCGAGCGTATCTGGTACGTCGCCGACGCCATGCGTTCGGGCATGACCTGCGAAGAAATCTTCGCCCTGACCGGCATCGACATGTGGTTCCTGGTTCAGATGGAAGATCTGATCAAGGAAGAAGAAAAGGTCAAGACTCTGGCCCTGTCGTCGATCGACAAGGACTACATGCTGCGCCTCAAGCGCAAGGGCTTCTCGGACCAGCGCCTGGCCAAGCTGCTCGGCATCACCGACAAGAACCTGCGCCGTCACCGCCACAAGCTGGAAGTGTTCCCGGTTTACAAGCGCGTCGACACCTGCGCCGCCGAGTTCGCCACCGACACCGCCTACCTGTACTCGACCTATGAGGAAGAGTGCGAGGCCAACCCGTCGACCCGCGACAAGATCATGATCCTGGGTGGCGGCCCGAACCGTATCGGCCAAGGTATCGAGTTCGACTACTGCTGCGTACACGCCGCACTGGCGCTGCGTGAAGACGGTTACGAGACCATCATGGTCAACTGCAACCCGGAAACCGTCTCCACCGACTACGACACTTCCGACCGCCTGTACTTCGAGCCGCTGACCTTGGAAGACGTGCTGGAAGTCTGCCGCGTCGAGAAGCCGAAGGGCGTCATCGTTCACTACGGCGGCCAGACTCCGCTGAAACTGGCTCGTGCCCTGGAAGAAGCCGGCGTACCGATCATCGGTACCAGCCCGGACGCCATCGACCGCGCCGAAGACCGTGAACGCTTCCAGCAGATGGTTCAACGCCTGAACCTGCTGCAGCCGCCAAACGCCACCGTGCGCAGCGAAGATGAAGCCATCCGTGCTGCTGGCAGCATCGGTTACCCGCTGGTCGTACGCCCATCTTACGTACTGGGTGGCCGTGCCATGGAGATCGTCTACGAACTGGACGAGCTCAAACGTTATCTGCGTGAAGCTGTACAGGTTTCCAACGACAGCCCGGTACTGCTCGACCACTTCCTCAACTGCGCCATCGAGATGGACGTGGACGCGGTCTGCGACGGCACCGACGTAGTGATCGGCGCGATCATGCAGCACATCGAGCAGGCCGGCGTTCACTCCGGTGACTCGGCGTGCTCGCTGCCGCCTTACTCGCTGAGCAAGGAAGTGCAGGACGAAGTCCGCGTACAGGTCAAGAAAATGGCCCTGGAACTGGGCGTTGTCGGCCTGATGAACGTGCAGCTGGCCCTGCAGGGCGACAAGATCTACGTGATCGAGGTCAACCCGCGTGCCTCGCGTACCGTGCCGTTCGTTTCCAAGTGCATCGGCACCTCCCTGGCAATGATCGCTGCCCGCGTCATGGCTGGCAAAACCCTGAAAGAGCTGGGCTTCACTCAGGAAATCATCCCGAACTTCTACAGCGTCAAGGAAGCCGTCTTCCCGTTCGCCAAGTTCCCAGGGGTTGACCCGATCCTCGGCCCTGAGATGAAATCGACCGGTGAAGTCATGGGTGTCGGTGACAGCTTCGGTGAAGCCTTCGCCAAGGCCCAGATGGGTGCCAGCGAAGTGCTGCCGACCGGCGGTACCGCGTTCATCAGCGTGCGTGACGACGACAAGCCGCAAGTGGCTGGCGTGGCACGCGACCTGATCGCCCTGGGCTTCGAAGTGGTTGCAACGGCGGGTACTGCCAAGGTCATCGAAGCGGCTGGCCTGAAAGTGCGCCGTGTGAACAAGGTGACCGAAGGTCGTCCGCACGTGGTCGACATGATCAAGAACGACGAAGTGTCGCTGATCATCAACACCACCGAAGGCCGCCAGTCGATCGCCGATTCCTACTCGATTCGTCGCAATGCGCTGCAGCACAAGATCTACTGCACCACTACCATTGCGGCTGGTGAAGCCATCTGCGAGGCGCTGAAATTCGGTCCCGAGAAGACTGTTCGTCGCCTGCAGGATCTGCATGCAGGACTCAAAGCATGA
- the greA gene encoding transcription elongation factor GreA produces the protein MSMTKYPMTVQGARALEEELTFLSKTERPRLSQAIGEARELGDLKENAEYHAAREEQGMVEARIRDIEGRLQNSVVIDVTTIAHTGKVIFGTTVVLANTETDDEVTYQIVGEDEADVKQGKLSSSAPIARAIIGKEEGDTVVVKTPSGTVEYEIVEVKHI, from the coding sequence ATGAGCATGACCAAGTACCCGATGACCGTCCAGGGCGCTCGCGCCCTGGAAGAGGAGCTGACCTTCCTGAGCAAGACCGAGCGCCCGCGTCTGAGCCAAGCCATTGGTGAAGCGCGTGAGCTGGGCGACCTCAAGGAAAACGCCGAATACCATGCCGCCCGTGAGGAGCAGGGCATGGTCGAGGCGCGTATCCGCGATATCGAAGGCCGTCTGCAGAACTCGGTGGTGATCGACGTCACCACCATCGCCCACACCGGCAAGGTGATTTTCGGCACCACAGTGGTGCTGGCCAACACCGAGACCGATGATGAGGTGACCTACCAGATCGTTGGCGAAGATGAAGCTGACGTGAAACAAGGCAAGCTTTCGAGCAGCGCACCAATCGCCCGTGCCATCATTGGCAAGGAAGAAGGTGACACCGTGGTGGTCAAGACGCCAAGCGGTACGGTCGAGTACGAGATTGTCGAAGTCAAACACATCTGA
- a CDS encoding MFS transporter: MSKSNTSDRRLRAPSLEGILWQLAQVFWVGGLWVFHVGLVPALKVSGLAPLLVQDVAGQIDRWLIGVALLGLLTQLAVLARVDGLAAWWRQFRGQMLLLGFAACVGYYTLRYGISVGERWQMFCFLVLGFSGIVLVAQPVPVRARQARH, from the coding sequence TTGTCGAAGTCAAACACATCTGATCGGCGCCTGCGGGCGCCATCCCTCGAGGGGATCCTCTGGCAACTGGCTCAGGTTTTCTGGGTCGGTGGCCTGTGGGTGTTCCATGTAGGGCTGGTGCCGGCGCTGAAAGTCAGTGGCCTGGCACCCTTGCTGGTGCAGGATGTCGCCGGGCAGATCGACCGCTGGTTGATCGGTGTGGCATTGCTTGGCTTGTTGACCCAGCTGGCGGTGCTGGCGAGGGTGGACGGCCTGGCGGCCTGGTGGCGGCAGTTTCGCGGGCAGATGCTGTTGTTGGGCTTTGCGGCCTGCGTGGGGTATTACACCTTGCGCTACGGCATCTCGGTCGGCGAGCGCTGGCAGATGTTCTGTTTCCTGGTGCTGGGCTTCTCCGGCATCGTGCTGGTGGCCCAGCCGGTCCCGGTCAGGGCGCGCCAGGCGCGCCACTGA
- the yhbY gene encoding ribosome assembly RNA-binding protein YhbY, translating to MPLNNEQKKQYKSIGHDLKPVLIVAGNGLNEGVIAELERALVDHELIKVEIRSEDREERAAVIAELCKAGRAELVQTIGKKALIYRKNPQPNKQLSNIHRYK from the coding sequence ATGCCGCTCAATAACGAGCAGAAGAAGCAATACAAGTCCATTGGTCATGACCTGAAGCCGGTCCTGATCGTTGCTGGCAACGGTTTGAACGAAGGCGTGATCGCCGAACTGGAGCGTGCGCTGGTCGACCACGAACTGATCAAGGTCGAAATTCGCTCGGAAGATCGCGAAGAGCGCGCTGCTGTCATTGCCGAGCTGTGCAAGGCAGGCCGTGCGGAACTGGTGCAGACCATCGGCAAGAAAGCCCTGATCTACCGCAAGAACCCACAGCCGAATAAGCAGCTGTCCAACATCCACCGCTACAAGTAA
- the rlmE gene encoding 23S rRNA (uridine(2552)-2'-O)-methyltransferase RlmE produces the protein MVQRSKSSANWLREHFNDPFVKQAQKDGYRSRASYKLLEIQEKDRLIRPGMSVIDLGAAPGGWSQVTSRLIGGQGRLIASDILEMDSIPDVTFIQGDFTDDAVLQQILAAVGDSHVDLVISDMAPNMSGTPEVDMPRAMFLCELALDLAARVLKPGGDFLIKIFQGEGFDMYLKDVRTKFDKVQMRKPSSSRDRSREQYLLGKGFKGV, from the coding sequence GTGGTACAACGTTCCAAAAGCAGCGCAAACTGGCTGCGAGAGCATTTCAACGACCCTTTTGTTAAGCAGGCACAGAAGGATGGCTACCGCTCGCGTGCGAGCTACAAACTGCTGGAGATCCAGGAAAAGGACCGTCTGATCCGCCCCGGCATGAGCGTGATCGACCTCGGCGCGGCCCCTGGGGGCTGGTCGCAGGTGACCAGTCGTCTGATTGGTGGTCAGGGCCGCCTGATCGCCTCTGACATCCTGGAAATGGACTCGATCCCCGATGTGACCTTCATTCAGGGCGACTTCACCGATGACGCAGTGCTCCAGCAGATCCTCGCGGCGGTCGGCGATTCGCACGTAGACCTTGTGATTTCCGACATGGCCCCCAATATGAGTGGTACGCCCGAAGTGGACATGCCGCGCGCCATGTTCCTCTGCGAACTGGCTCTGGATCTGGCAGCCCGGGTGTTGAAGCCTGGCGGTGATTTCCTGATCAAGATTTTCCAGGGCGAAGGCTTCGACATGTACCTGAAGGACGTGCGCACCAAGTTCGACAAGGTGCAAATGCGCAAGCCGTCCTCTTCCCGGGACCGATCCCGCGAGCAGTACCTGTTGGGCAAAGGTTTCAAAGGCGTTTGA
- the ftsH gene encoding ATP-dependent zinc metalloprotease FtsH: MAKNLILWLIIAAVLVTVMNNFSSPNEPQTLNYSDFIQQVKDGKVERVTVDGYIITGKRADGDNFKTVRPAITDNGLIGDLVDNHVVVEGKQPEQQSIWTQLLVASFPILVIIAVFMFFMRQMQGGAGGKGGPMSFGKSKARLLSEDQVKTTLADVAGCDEAKEEVGELVEFLRDPGKFQRLGGRIPRGVLMVGPPGTGKTLLAKAIAGEAKVPFFTISGSDFVEMFVGVGASRVRDMFEQAKKHAPCIIFIDEIDAVGRHRGAGMGGGHDEREQTLNQLLVEMDGFEMNDGIIVIAATNRPDVLDPALLRPGRFDRQVVVGLPDIRGREQILKVHMRKVPVGENVNPAVIARGTPGFSGADLANLVNEASLFAARSNKRLVEMKEFELAKDKIMMGAERKTMVMSEKEKRNTAYHEAGHAIVGRLVPEHDPVYKVSIIPRGRALGVTMFLPEEDRYSLSKRALISQICSLYGGRIAEEMTLGFDGVTTGASNDIMRASQIARNMVTKWGLSEKLGPLMYAEEEGEVFLGRSAGSQHASVSGETAKLIDSEVRSIIDQCYATAKQLLIDNRDKLEAMTEALMKYETIDADQIDDIMAGRTPREPRDWDDDKDSGTPTAQNDRPESPIGGPAAQH, encoded by the coding sequence ATGGCAAAGAATCTGATCCTGTGGTTGATCATCGCAGCTGTCCTGGTGACAGTGATGAACAACTTCTCCAGCCCTAACGAGCCGCAGACCCTCAACTATTCCGACTTCATCCAGCAGGTCAAGGATGGCAAGGTCGAGCGTGTGACCGTCGACGGCTACATCATTACCGGCAAGCGCGCCGATGGTGACAACTTCAAGACCGTGCGTCCGGCCATCACCGACAATGGCCTGATCGGCGATCTGGTCGACAACCACGTGGTCGTCGAAGGCAAGCAGCCTGAGCAGCAGAGCATCTGGACTCAGCTGCTGGTGGCAAGCTTCCCGATCCTGGTGATCATCGCCGTGTTCATGTTCTTCATGCGCCAGATGCAAGGCGGTGCAGGTGGCAAGGGCGGGCCGATGAGCTTCGGCAAGAGCAAGGCGCGCCTGCTGTCCGAAGACCAGGTCAAGACCACCCTGGCTGACGTCGCCGGTTGCGACGAGGCCAAGGAAGAGGTTGGCGAGCTGGTCGAGTTCCTGCGTGACCCGGGCAAGTTCCAGCGCCTGGGTGGTCGCATTCCGCGCGGTGTGCTGATGGTTGGCCCGCCGGGTACCGGTAAGACCCTGCTGGCCAAGGCCATTGCCGGTGAAGCCAAGGTGCCGTTCTTCACCATTTCTGGTTCCGACTTCGTCGAGATGTTCGTCGGTGTCGGCGCCAGCCGTGTCCGTGACATGTTCGAACAGGCCAAGAAGCACGCGCCGTGCATCATCTTCATCGACGAGATCGACGCTGTGGGTCGCCACCGTGGCGCCGGCATGGGCGGTGGTCACGACGAGCGTGAGCAGACCCTCAACCAGTTGCTGGTGGAGATGGACGGCTTCGAAATGAACGATGGCATCATCGTCATTGCCGCCACCAACCGCCCGGACGTGCTCGACCCTGCACTGCTGCGCCCTGGTCGCTTCGACCGTCAGGTCGTGGTCGGTCTGCCGGACATCCGCGGTCGTGAACAGATCCTCAAGGTGCACATGCGCAAAGTGCCCGTTGGCGAAAACGTCAACCCGGCGGTCATTGCCCGTGGTACCCCAGGCTTCTCCGGTGCCGATCTGGCCAACCTGGTCAACGAGGCTTCGCTGTTTGCCGCTCGCTCCAACAAGCGCCTGGTCGAAATGAAAGAGTTCGAACTGGCCAAGGACAAGATCATGATGGGCGCCGAGCGCAAGACCATGGTCATGTCCGAGAAGGAAAAGAGAAACACCGCTTATCACGAGGCTGGGCACGCAATTGTCGGTCGCCTGGTGCCTGAGCACGATCCGGTCTACAAGGTTTCGATCATCCCGCGTGGTCGTGCCCTGGGTGTGACCATGTTCCTGCCCGAAGAAGACCGCTACAGCCTTTCCAAGCGCGCGTTGATCAGCCAGATCTGCTCGCTGTACGGCGGCCGGATCGCCGAAGAAATGACCCTGGGCTTCGATGGTGTCACCACGGGTGCTTCCAACGACATCATGCGAGCCAGCCAGATCGCTCGCAACATGGTCACCAAATGGGGCTTGTCGGAAAAACTCGGTCCGCTGATGTATGCGGAGGAGGAGGGCGAGGTGTTCCTCGGTCGCAGTGCCGGCAGCCAGCACGCCAGTGTATCCGGCGAGACAGCAAAGCTGATCGACTCCGAAGTGCGCAGCATCATCGACCAGTGCTACGCCACTGCCAAGCAGCTGCTGATCGATAACCGCGACAAGCTCGAGGCAATGACCGAAGCCCTGATGAAGTACGAGACCATTGATGCCGATCAGATTGACGACATCATGGCTGGTCGTACTCCGCGCGAACCCCGTGACTGGGACGATGACAAGGATTCGGGCACTCCGACTGCCCAGAATGATCGCCCGGAATCGCCGATCGGCGGCCCAGCAGCTCAACACTAA
- the folP gene encoding dihydropteroate synthase has product MSSVQYPTRLPCGNRVLDLSRTHVMGILNITPDSFSDGGRFSQRDEALRHAEAMIAAGATLIDIGGESTRPGARAVSVTEEIERVAPMVEAINSRFDVVISVDTSTPAVIRESARLGAGLINDVRALERDGALDAAADTGLPVCLMHMRGEPGNMQDDPHYEDVTADVTRYLEQRMAACAAAGIPAERIILDPGFGFAKTLAHNLSLFKHMEALYRLGRPLLVGVSRKSMIGLTLDRPVGERLYGSLALAALAMTKGASILRVHDVAETVDVVRMIAAIQNAE; this is encoded by the coding sequence ATGAGCTCAGTGCAGTACCCGACCCGGTTGCCTTGCGGCAACCGGGTTCTTGATCTGTCTCGTACCCATGTCATGGGTATTCTCAACATCACTCCCGATTCTTTCTCCGATGGCGGGCGTTTCAGCCAGCGCGACGAGGCGTTGCGGCATGCTGAGGCGATGATCGCGGCAGGCGCCACGCTGATCGACATCGGTGGCGAGTCGACCCGCCCCGGCGCGCGTGCGGTTTCGGTCACCGAAGAGATCGAGCGTGTGGCGCCAATGGTCGAGGCCATCAACAGCCGCTTCGATGTGGTCATTTCGGTCGATACCTCAACGCCTGCGGTCATTCGCGAGTCGGCGCGGCTGGGCGCCGGCCTGATCAACGACGTGCGTGCCCTGGAGCGCGATGGTGCCCTGGATGCGGCGGCGGACACTGGCTTGCCGGTTTGCCTGATGCATATGCGAGGTGAACCCGGGAATATGCAGGACGACCCGCATTACGAAGATGTGACTGCCGACGTAACGCGCTATCTTGAACAGCGGATGGCCGCTTGCGCAGCGGCGGGCATCCCCGCCGAACGAATCATTCTTGATCCGGGCTTCGGTTTCGCCAAGACGCTGGCGCACAACCTCAGCCTGTTCAAGCACATGGAAGCGCTCTACCGCCTTGGGCGCCCGCTGCTGGTGGGCGTTTCGCGCAAGAGCATGATCGGCCTGACGCTGGATCGTCCGGTCGGTGAGCGACTGTACGGCAGCCTGGCGCTGGCGGCTCTGGCCATGACCAAGGGGGCCAGCATCCTGCGCGTCCATGATGTGGCTGAGACCGTTGATGTGGTGCGCATGATTGCCGCGATACAGAACGCCGAATAA
- the glmM gene encoding phosphoglucosamine mutase → MSRKYFGTDGIRGRVGEYPITPDFMLKLGWAAGMAFRKQGNCRVLVGKDTRISGYMFESALEAGLSAAGADVMLLGPMPTPAIAYLTRTFHAEAGIVISASHNPHDDNGIKFFSGQGTKLPDEVELMIEELLDQPMTVVESGKLGKVSRINDAAGRYIEFCKSSVPSSTSFDGLKLVVDCAHGATYKVAPSVFRELGADVTVLHAQPDGLNINEGCGSTHIESLQAAVLVGHADLGIAFDGDGDRVLMVDHTGAIVDGDELLFIIARDLHERGKLQGGVVGTLMSNLGLELALKDLDIPFVRAKVGDRYVMAELLERDWLLGGENSGHVVCCNHTTTGDAIIAALQVLMALKRRGETLAQARQALRKCPQVLINVRFGASKVDPLAHPAVKEASAKVTEAMAGRGRVLLRKSGTEPLVRVMVEGDDENQVRGHAEALAKLVAEVCA, encoded by the coding sequence ATGAGCAGAAAATATTTTGGTACCGACGGCATCCGTGGCCGCGTCGGTGAATACCCGATCACTCCGGATTTCATGTTGAAGCTGGGCTGGGCTGCCGGCATGGCCTTCCGCAAGCAAGGCAATTGCCGTGTGCTGGTGGGCAAAGACACGCGTATTTCCGGTTACATGTTCGAGTCCGCACTCGAAGCTGGTTTGTCTGCAGCCGGTGCTGACGTGATGTTGCTCGGTCCGATGCCGACACCGGCCATCGCATACCTGACCCGCACCTTCCATGCTGAGGCGGGCATCGTCATCAGTGCCTCGCACAACCCACACGATGACAACGGCATCAAGTTCTTCTCAGGGCAAGGGACCAAGCTGCCTGATGAAGTCGAGCTGATGATCGAAGAGTTGCTTGATCAGCCGATGACCGTTGTCGAGTCGGGCAAGCTGGGCAAGGTTTCCCGTATCAACGACGCGGCCGGCCGCTATATCGAGTTTTGCAAGAGCAGTGTGCCAAGCAGCACCAGTTTCGACGGCCTCAAGCTGGTGGTCGATTGCGCCCATGGTGCCACCTACAAGGTTGCCCCGAGCGTGTTTCGCGAGCTCGGCGCCGATGTGACCGTGCTGCACGCGCAGCCAGACGGCCTGAACATCAACGAGGGCTGCGGCTCGACCCACATTGAATCGTTGCAGGCCGCCGTGCTGGTGGGGCATGCCGACCTGGGTATCGCCTTCGACGGCGATGGTGACCGGGTATTGATGGTCGATCACACCGGGGCCATCGTCGATGGCGACGAGTTGCTCTTCATCATTGCCCGCGACCTGCACGAGCGTGGCAAGTTGCAGGGCGGGGTGGTTGGGACCCTGATGAGCAACCTTGGCCTGGAGCTCGCGCTCAAGGACCTGGATATCCCCTTCGTACGGGCCAAGGTAGGCGATCGCTATGTGATGGCCGAACTGCTCGAGCGTGACTGGTTGCTCGGTGGCGAAAATTCCGGGCATGTGGTGTGCTGTAACCACACCACCACCGGTGATGCGATCATTGCCGCGTTGCAGGTGCTTATGGCGCTCAAGCGCCGTGGCGAGACCCTGGCACAGGCGCGTCAGGCACTGCGCAAATGCCCTCAGGTGTTGATCAACGTGCGTTTTGGCGCAAGCAAGGTCGACCCCCTGGCGCATCCGGCAGTAAAGGAGGCCAGCGCCAAGGTGACCGAGGCCATGGCCGGGCGCGGGCGTGTGCTGCTGCGCAAGTCCGGCACCGAGCCTTTGGTGCGGGTGATGGTCGAAGGTGACGACGAAAACCAGGTGCGCGGCCACGCTGAAGCCCTGGCCAAGCTGGTCGCAGAAGTTTGTGCCTGA